The region AAATGTTGAGCATAGACCATAGTCGCAGCTGATAGGAAATAACTCAGAGTGATGGGGATTGCAGAATCAAGAAGCATGCCCCCACTATATTTGTGAATAAACAGAACCTACACATTAGCAGCATTCTTAATTGAGCTgaaatccaataaaataacaagcaaaTAAGGCACCATGAGTTGTTTAGTGTTATCAAAACAAGAATTAATGATTTCCCATCAAAACAGAGCTTAGATTCTCTCttattcaaattgaaaaatcCTCCTGAAATTGGTGTCATCTAGATTCAAATTGCAGATTGCATCATGGTGATCTGGCAGCCTCCACAATACTTTCAAGCCATGATTGTGGACATCATCAAACCAGAACAGCCCCAACACAGTTGTGACCAAAAACCATAATTTAAAACTCATTTGCATCATAAGCAAGGCAAATAATTTCTTCCACACAATTCATTTTATTCCAAATCATGTGAACAAACAGAATCTACACAGTTGAGTAAAAACTGCATTCATTTTTGTGTACTCTACAACTCCCAAAAGCAATCGTAGAGCAGCAACAAAACCATAAGCCCAGGTACCAGAAACCAAaacagagaaaaagaaaagctatTTGAGCACTGAAAACAAAAACCCCCAGTCATTTCCAGTCAACTCCATTAACCATATTTTTTGCAACTTCGATTTCTTGAGATGACAAAGATCGCAATAAAACCCTAGCCCCAACATAAAATCTTGTCCTTTAAAATCAAGTATATGATAGAACCCTTTTACAAGTTACTCAGTTCCAAGGTTTTACGAGTTTTTAACACGATCTATAATATTTCAGAAAACTACTGACAAATATAATGTACCCCAAAACCAAGCCTGCTAAATTCTATATATACTCCATTATCGTAACAAACTACCAAGACAGTTTTCAGAATTAAATGGCAACCTAAACTgaaaattcataacaaaaagggaaagaaaaaaaaaaacaaccctGTACTAAACACTCCTAAAATTCATTTCATCACAAACCATTAAAGCATGGGTTTAAATAGCACTCTAAAGTTTAATTGCAACCGCAACATAAAGGTTTTTCTTACTCACAACCACAATTGTGACTGCATCGGTAACAATTTCACATAATGTAAGTACAACATTCTCACAGAACCTAAAGCCATGATATTTAAAACCCAagcaactatttttttttcgtcCGTATATAATACTAACTTCGTGCATGGTAATTGGTAAGTAGCAGTGTGAGAACATAACTACAGAAGCATAAAATCAGTGTTACTAACCTCAAAGTCCCTCTTGAAAAAATGGAGGGTAACAGCAGATTGAAGGAGGGTGGATCTGAGACCTTCATGAGGAAAGATCCAGAAGGAAGCAAGGGCAGCAAGAAAAGCAGGAGTGTATAACAGAAGCATGCCAGTTTTACTTGACAACTTTATCTGCTTTTCTGAAGAAGGGTTAGCGTTCCAAAACTTCGAATAGTTCAAATGCTTCCCTCTAATTTCTGACAAACCAGCATTTGCCAGCGAGACGAGGCTTACCACTGACATGGTAGAAACCACCAGAGAAGGTGGCGGCGCGAAAATGAAGCTCAGAAACGTAGACATCACCATTGTTGAGGTGTGAAGATGCTACGCACTGTTATGGTTTGTTTCTTTACCTATTGAAGGGGTTGATGATGAAGCAATTTTATAGCCACATTTTGGGTTGAAGATAGTTGTAGTGGGATCCGTACCTGTGTAAGgaaataatgaaagaaagatattaaaataataaattcgatcaaagttaaattactcttttttcaaaattttttaatttgttgtgtttgattgttcttttctattaaaatattcatcatATTCTTCAGGAAAATTACCagaaaaataatggttaaatatatttttatttttaatttttaatgaaaattgaaattagtctttttttttttaattttaaattaatttagtcttttatctttaaaaatttgatggATTTAgattcttttaaccaaattttgttaaacttaGTTGATGTTTTAAACGCGTTTCTAAGCTAACAttgaaatgtaaatatgaaTGTGTTAAACGGTGTacataactcaaatattaatcTCAAACACGTTTAAAACAACAGACAAACTtacaaataattgattaaaaaactaaatacacatatttttagaattattagaagactaaattagtccaaaattaaaaaaaattattttcaatttttacttatagttaaagaaacaaaacatatttaattcaatgAATAATTAGTGTGAATAgctaatatttgttattgttatcTTGCTTTAATTGAATATAGTTGTACATCAACAAATTCTATTAAATAATCTtctaattagtctctaaattattttattaaaagtaaatatttttatatacacCGAGCTTAGTGTGcatgtaagtattttttatattgtgtatacaagttaattaaaaaaacttttatactaatttattcaaaatttattttttaactctttataaagttaattattaaaatactagttttatttttcttaaaatttctcatacacatttataaagaaatcataaaaaatcctctaatttttttcttcttgttccCACACACTATGTGTATGTGTGAGGTATGAACAAGTGTATCCAAATCCAAATTCACTTCTTTGTACAGTTCTCATTGGTTTATATATCTTTTTCGTGATTTTAAAACTTCATATTTCTTAAGGATGCTGATCATCTATGTCCTCTCGTGGCAGTTGGCAGTTATTGCTTATTAATTGACATTCATAAATACGTTAGTTTTTTCTTTGGAGATTTGTCAAGCATTTgcttcatgtttttttaattccttGTTTTAAGACTTCTTATTTCTAATGTAGGTGCTTATCTATCTCCTCACGTATAGTTATTGgttattaattaacattaacaaatatgttattttttcttttggaaattAGAGGTGATggataacaataatatttagaaatataatattattaaatatttaatattaaaagatatatttttcttttttaatattaaatatttagatagaaattataatttttttaattcaaattagagtattaaataaaatttaatgacaatcaaaatatttattgatttttcaaatgttaatgaagtaaaattgataaaataaaaaatatttttttaaatattataaagagaaaataaatattcaagtttaaaaatatttcaaatatttctttattttgttcttctatattattttaatgaaatctcTATCTTCAcgtactaataaaaattataatattaaatgaaatcgtacaaaaaacaataattaaactaattaaactaataataatataaatttagcATAAATCTTTTAAACTTCTGTCACGTTACAtagcaataaaaaaattcataataatgacattaaattattataaataaattgtgtTGCGTCCTATTTAcgaattttgttaataattttttattacctaTTAATgcaattctaaaatattttatagtctctaaaaaatatttaaaaatgctctaaaatatttacatttttatttatatttatattaatattttacataaattcaaatcataattatatattatttacttacATACAATCATTTATTCTACTCCTAATAGTTTTACAactttatatgtatttttttttcctaaagtAGACTAGTATATCCTCTGctagaattttttatatttcacagAGATTTTATTGTGAATTTCTTACAAACATTTACACGAAAAGTGTTTTTTATCCGTTTTTTCTACAAATTCTGATTAATAGGTAATAATACTTTTGtgaataattagttattataaaatttaaaaatttgtaagaaacttcttgcaaaatttttttaaaaaatattcgtaacaaatttttttatgaaaaaaatattcaaaacattttttctttaaaaaaatcaattcgaAAAACCGCAATAATCCCAACTAACTTTTCTTGCAA is a window of Vigna unguiculata cultivar IT97K-499-35 chromosome 4, ASM411807v1, whole genome shotgun sequence DNA encoding:
- the LOC114181351 gene encoding very-long-chain enoyl-CoA reductase-like, giving the protein MVMSTFLSFIFAPPPSLVVSTMSVVSLVSLANAGLSEIRGKHLNYSKFWNANPSSEKQIKLSSKTGMLLLYTPAFLAALASFWIFPHEGLRSTLLQSAVTLHFFKRDFEVLFIHKYSGGMLLDSAIPITLSYFLSAATMVYAQHLTQGLPEPPINLLYPGIVMFVVGIIGNFYHHYLLSNLRAKGEKEYKIPKGGLFGIVICPHYLFEIIQFYGISFISQTLYAFCFTLGTTFYLLGRSYSTRKWYLSKFEDFPKNVKAIIPFVF